A window of Thermotoga sp. genomic DNA:
ATGTTGCAGCGTGCAGGGAAGATATGGCTATGGTGTTGGCTCTTGTTATGTTCCTTGCATACAACATGTAGCTTCTATCTCATATTTTTCTCACTCTTGCCCCGATTCACCACCGTTGAGATGTTGAAATCTTCCAAGGGTATGGTAAAATATTAAAACGGCGGGGCGTAGCGCAGGTGGCTAGCGCGCTTGCATGGGGCGCAAGAGGTCGCTGGTTCGAGTCCAGTCGCCCCGACCAAAGGTCCCCGTTCTTCGGGGGCCTTTTTATTTGTCGTACCTTTTCAGGAAAGCGTATATCTCTGCTATGACCATGTACATCTCCTCTGGTATCTCTGAAAAGAGCTCCAATCTCAGGAGATCATCCACCAGATCTGGCCTTTCCTCTACAGGAATTCCATGCTTCCTTGCCATTTCTATGATTCTCTCTGCCACTTTTCCAACACCCTTTGCAACAACTTCTGGAGCGTTCATTGAGGAAGGATCGTACTTCAACGCAACGGCCTTCTTTATATCATCCGTACGCATTGAATCCCTCCCAGATCATGGGATCTTTCCTGGAAAAGAAAAGTTGAGCAAACAGGCCGATCGATTCGAGATCTTTTTTGAGTTCCACGGCATGTAAAGATAGTTCTTCAAGATTTCTTTCCGCATAAAATCTGACGGAAAGGTTCTTCTCTTCCAGGAAGACATCCGCAACCACTTTTCCAAAGTGAGATGTGTTCACCACGAGGATGGCTCTGCTTGAACTTTTCTCCCACCATATCTCAGATACACCGAACGAAGGCAGGGACAGGAATCTGACGCTTTCGTCCAGAAGGTCATTAATCAGAAAAACGGCATCCATCACACTCTGGTCTGATATTCGCTCCGGCTTTGGAATGATTTCTTTGTCTGGAAGATCGAACTCTATAACTTCTCTTCCCCGCCAAACCAAACTCCAAGAAGACTTTCTCTTTTCAACGGTGACATTCCCTTTCAAAAAAGACTTGAGGAAGGAGAGATCCAAATCTTTTTTCACGCAGAAGGAAACGAAAGGGAGATCCTCTTTTTTGAACATGATCAGGATTGTTTTTCCTTTGAAAGGAATCAGTATGTAACGTCCTCTCACGATACCTTTCTTCGAAGGAAGATCGAGCTGATATACATCGTGATCTTCGCTGCTGAAGATAGCCTTTCGCATGGAAATAGCTCTTTTCAGTGTTTTATCGTCAACCTCAGGGGTTGTCTTTCTGGAGAAGTTCTCATCAACGAACCTGAAAAACTCCCGAAGTGAAAACTTCCTGGAAAACGCTATACCTCTTGTTTCAAGTGCCTTTGGAAGAAATTCTTTTAGAATTCTTTTCTTTTCTTCGGTTATCTCCAGGAAACGTTTGGGAACAACATGCTTCACAAACATCTTCAGAAAATGAATGTATTTCTTCTCGAAACCGGATGATATCTCATAAAGAAATCCAAGAAGACCCGGGGTTTTGAAGATTTTGAAAGCCAACTCTTCGTCAAAGTGTGCAAGAAGCTTCGCTTTGAGTTCCTTCCCTGTCAGTATCCTGTTGTACCACACTCGAACACTTTCTCCAACTTTTGGTATCTTCCCGTTTATCTCCAAAACAAGTACACTGTTCTTTTTCGACAGGACAAGTACGTTGTTGTATCTCCCTATGACTCTCCAGACATCCATCCACTTCCCCCCATTATGATTATCGGCATTTCGGTTAGAATCGTAAACGGAGGTGAAAGTGTGCTCTTTCAAAAAACGGCCGGAGCCTTTTTTGTCACACCAGGTGCTTTCATTCTGGTCCTTCTTCTTGCGAGCATCTTTTTCAAAAAGAGTCGCTGGTTTCTTGTGGTTCTAGCAGTGCTCCTCTACATTGTGAGCAGTTACCCTGGAGAGTTTCTCTTTCTTCGCCCACTCGAAGAAAATTTAACCGTGCCGATCGAATTTCCTCAAAATGGCATGATCATCATCCTCGGTGGCGGGGTGGAGAGAAACACGAGATTGGGAGACACTCTGAGCGATGCCACTTTGAGAAGAGTTCTTGCAGGACTTCAGGTTCACAGAAAAACCGGTCTTCCCATCCTCGTCACGGGTGGAAGCCTCTCCAACTTGAAGTCCGAGGCGCTAATCATGAAAGAGTATCTGGTATCTCTCGGTGTATCTGAGAAAGACATTCTCGTCGAGATTAGATCGAAAAACACTTATGAGAATGCTTCTTTCACAAGAGAGATGATTGGGAATGTTCCGGTCATTCTTGTGACGGATTCGATACATATGAAAAGGGCACTTCATACCTTCAAAAGGTTCTTCAGTGAAGTTGTACCATACCCTGCTGGCTGTTATTTCGGAACCCCTGAATTTGTAGATTTCTTACCAAACACAACTTCTTTTTATCTGAACTCCCGAGCCATCTACGAGTGGATCGGCTTCATCTGGTACAATCTGAGAAGGAGGTGACAATATGGACCTTTCAACGGCAAAAATGCTGGCAGGAATTGGTATGATTCTCAAATTGCTCGGTGTTTTTCCTACAGTGGGATGGATCTTTTCACTCGTGGGGCTTATCCTGTTCCTCATCGGTATCTACAACATTTCCCAGATGACGAATGAGAAGAGGATATTCAACTACCTTTTGATCCCCGCTGTTTTGCTTTTGATCGTTTCCGTAATCTTTTCCGTAGTGCTCTTCGGCGCGCTCCTCACAAGAGGGTTATTCGCTGGTGGTGTAGCAGTCGCGGGGTTTGTGACCATTGTCGTTCTTGGAATCGTCGCCCTCGTTTACAAAATGAAGGCTTACAGGATGCTTGCCGAGGTTCTGAAGGTGCCCATCTTCAACACCGCTGCTTCTTTCTACAAATGGGGTGCGATACTCCTGGTCGTCTTTGGTATTGGGTTTGTTCTCATGTTCGTGGGGGACATACTGGCGATCGTGGGTTTTTTCTCGAAACCGTCAGAAGAGATATCATCTTGAACACGAGGATGCTAAGGGATAGTGTTCGTACTTGACACACTGCAGATGGGTGTTTGTGATTGTTGTGCTACTCATATTTGTCAGGATTATGCTCGTTCAGATTCACTATCAGAAGAACATGGAGCGCTACCAACCCAAGGTTTTCCAGACGATCGTCTAGCGATCCGTGGATCTTGTGTCGAGTGGATATTTTCAATAGGCGGAGCTGAAAGAGGCTATGGAAAAGAACAACGAAGAATTCATCGAAGAAGCGTTTGAAGAAATCAGATCTCCCGGTCCGTACATAAAGGGGAGATCAGAATTCTGAATAAGCCGCCGAATTTCGAAGAAGAGTACTACAGAATAGAGTCCGATGGAAAAGACTCTAGGCTTTGTTCAAGATATACGATAGCAAGGATTTTCTGGAATCTGGAGTACAAAAGCAGAACCAGAGGTGGTTGGCTCCCCATTTCTTACTGGAGTTCACTCAGTGGTTTGATTTTAATCATCGCTTTGCACTCTATTTTCGTAAGATTCATACTGAGGCTTCATTACGAGACGGAAAGGCTTGAAAGGCTGGTTGTCATCGTTGGGAAAAAGGACCATTATACCGCTGAGTACTCCAGAAACGCGGCAAAAATAGCAGATCTCGTAGGGAAAAAGATGAACCTGAAGAGAAAAGAACTCAGAATCCTCGAGATAATCGGGAAATTGCACGATATAGGAAAGATCGCTGTCCCAGACTGCGTTTGGAACAAACCTGGAAAACTCACCGATGAAGAGTTCGAAATAATCAAAAAACATCCAGTGGTTGGTGCAGACATACTGAAGTAGTTCCCCGAGTTATCTTTCGTTGTGCTCGTCGTCTTCTATCATCACGAGGGAATGAATGGTTCCGGATATCCAGTCGGACTGAAAAACAACAAGATACCACTTCTTTCAGAAGATAGTGGGGATACTTGAAAAACACTTCCCGGAAATTTATCAATTTGAAACTTCAAAAGTGACACCTGCACAGCATTCCAACAGATTTCCAGCGAATTTTTCTCCGAAAATACCTATGGCTTTCTTTCCTGTGCAATGACAAGGGGCCACAGTTTCTACCCCAATCCTGTTGAAGAGTTTCACGATATTTTCTATCTCTTTTTTGGAAGATCTCAAAAGGTGAAACCCCTCAGTACCAGTTGAATTCTTTTGTTAAACGTCTCCGCAACATCCAGCACTATGTTGCTGATTTCACGATGAGAGCATCTCGTAACAACAATCAAACCCTCTTTTGCATCCACCACCAGTGTTTGTTCGTTTTCAAAGAAATATTTTTCTTTTTCACCGTCTTTTTTTCCACAAAGAACTCTTTGGAGAGAACCTTGTTTCTCAAATTTGCAGGCACCATCAGAGATAT
This region includes:
- a CDS encoding DUF996 domain-containing protein; its protein translation is MDLSTAKMLAGIGMILKLLGVFPTVGWIFSLVGLILFLIGIYNISQMTNEKRIFNYLLIPAVLLLIVSVIFSVVLFGALLTRGLFAGGVAVAGFVTIVVLGIVALVYKMKAYRMLAEVLKVPIFNTAASFYKWGAILLVVFGIGFVLMFVGDILAIVGFFSKPSEEISS
- a CDS encoding FlhB-like flagellar biosynthesis protein, which produces MRTDDIKKAVALKYDPSSMNAPEVVAKGVGKVAERIIEMARKHGIPVEERPDLVDDLLRLELFSEIPEEMYMVIAEIYAFLKRYDK
- a CDS encoding YdcF family protein: MLFQKTAGAFFVTPGAFILVLLLASIFFKKSRWFLVVLAVLLYIVSSYPGEFLFLRPLEENLTVPIEFPQNGMIIILGGGVERNTRLGDTLSDATLRRVLAGLQVHRKTGLPILVTGGSLSNLKSEALIMKEYLVSLGVSEKDILVEIRSKNTYENASFTREMIGNVPVILVTDSIHMKRALHTFKRFFSEVVPYPAGCYFGTPEFVDFLPNTTSFYLNSRAIYEWIGFIWYNLRRR
- a CDS encoding flagellar hook-length control protein FliK, whose product is MDVWRVIGRYNNVLVLSKKNSVLVLEINGKIPKVGESVRVWYNRILTGKELKAKLLAHFDEELAFKIFKTPGLLGFLYEISSGFEKKYIHFLKMFVKHVVPKRFLEITEEKKRILKEFLPKALETRGIAFSRKFSLREFFRFVDENFSRKTTPEVDDKTLKRAISMRKAIFSSEDHDVYQLDLPSKKGIVRGRYILIPFKGKTILIMFKKEDLPFVSFCVKKDLDLSFLKSFLKGNVTVEKRKSSWSLVWRGREVIEFDLPDKEIIPKPERISDQSVMDAVFLINDLLDESVRFLSLPSFGVSEIWWEKSSSRAILVVNTSHFGKVVADVFLEEKNLSVRFYAERNLEELSLHAVELKKDLESIGLFAQLFFSRKDPMIWEGFNAYG